Proteins encoded within one genomic window of Prauserella marina:
- a CDS encoding AMP-binding protein: MSTPVKDLLDQVALRPHAPLLHWEEPGGTGGTAVSWTYRDFADRARACAKVLRGKGVGAGDRVALVCRNSARRQAWQYGVWWLGAVEVSVNFELTGDLMTAVIEDADPVLIVLDAELRDTVPDVGHRLDTSADFPRPGQDGDEDFDRAARDIPPDTLCSLIYTSGTTGPSKGVMLPAGYPAAHGHTIAHVAGLTPADTCYFVLPFFHVDFHVVFSAVILSGGSVAIRRKFTAHGFWPEVARFGVTWTWTVGFLFSAIRAQGADAAEATPLRRIIGAPIPEGTYEYFEDRLGIDVLTLYGQTEADGPLYDTPDRRRRGGAGWPSVGFEVQIHDEHGHELSRGTPGELVYRPKFPHMMMLGYWNRPDATATTWRDLWVRSGDRASMDEDGFVFFHGRMSDSIRRRGENVSAYELEGILRRAPGVEECAAVGVADDFSGEQEIKVFVVPAASPEPGDAAFDIAAFEVYCRDHVAPYAMPKFLQLTEAANIVRSPGTQVVQKHRLLHAVAEAEEATGVLSTVHTLDL, encoded by the coding sequence GTGTCCACTCCGGTGAAGGACCTGCTCGACCAGGTTGCCCTCCGCCCGCACGCGCCGTTGCTTCACTGGGAAGAACCCGGCGGCACCGGCGGCACTGCCGTCAGCTGGACCTACCGCGACTTCGCCGACAGGGCACGCGCGTGTGCGAAAGTGCTACGCGGCAAGGGGGTCGGCGCGGGAGACCGGGTCGCGCTCGTGTGCCGGAACTCCGCGCGACGACAGGCGTGGCAGTACGGAGTCTGGTGGCTCGGCGCGGTGGAGGTGTCGGTCAACTTCGAGCTGACCGGCGACCTCATGACCGCGGTCATCGAGGATGCCGACCCGGTGCTCATCGTGCTCGACGCCGAGCTGCGCGACACCGTTCCCGATGTCGGCCACCGGCTCGACACCTCGGCGGACTTTCCGCGCCCCGGCCAGGACGGCGACGAGGACTTCGACCGAGCGGCGCGCGACATCCCGCCGGACACGTTGTGTTCGCTCATCTACACCTCGGGCACGACGGGACCGTCCAAAGGCGTCATGCTCCCCGCAGGCTATCCCGCCGCGCATGGGCACACCATTGCTCACGTCGCGGGTCTCACCCCCGCGGACACCTGCTACTTCGTGCTGCCCTTCTTCCATGTGGACTTCCACGTGGTGTTCTCGGCCGTGATCCTCTCCGGCGGATCGGTCGCGATCCGCCGCAAGTTCACGGCACACGGCTTCTGGCCCGAGGTGGCCCGCTTCGGTGTCACCTGGACCTGGACGGTGGGCTTCCTGTTCTCCGCCATCCGCGCGCAGGGAGCCGATGCCGCCGAGGCCACCCCGCTGCGCCGCATCATCGGTGCGCCCATCCCGGAGGGAACCTACGAGTACTTCGAGGACCGGCTCGGGATCGACGTCCTCACGCTCTACGGCCAGACCGAGGCCGACGGCCCGCTCTACGACACGCCCGATCGCAGACGGCGGGGCGGAGCTGGCTGGCCCAGCGTCGGCTTCGAGGTCCAGATCCACGACGAGCACGGCCACGAATTGTCAAGGGGCACGCCGGGCGAACTCGTGTACCGCCCGAAGTTTCCGCACATGATGATGCTCGGCTACTGGAACCGGCCGGATGCCACGGCGACCACCTGGCGAGACCTGTGGGTGCGGTCGGGAGACCGCGCCAGCATGGACGAGGACGGATTCGTGTTCTTCCACGGCCGGATGTCCGACTCCATCCGCCGCAGGGGCGAGAACGTCAGCGCCTACGAGCTGGAGGGGATCCTTCGCAGGGCGCCCGGTGTCGAGGAATGCGCGGCCGTCGGTGTGGCCGACGACTTCTCCGGTGAGCAGGAGATCAAGGTGTTCGTCGTTCCGGCGGCCTCTCCGGAACCGGGCGACGCCGCGTTCGACATCGCCGCTTTCGAGGTCTACTGCCGCGACCACGTCGCCCCGTACGCCATGCCGAAGTTCCTTCAGCTCACCGAGGCGGCCAACATCGTGCGCTCGCCGGGAACCCAGGTGGTGCAGAAACATCGCCTGTTGCATGCGGTCGCCGAAGCCGAAGAAGCCACCGGAGTGCTCTCCACCGTCCACACCCTCGACCTTTAG
- a CDS encoding acetyl-CoA carboxylase biotin carboxylase subunit → MFNAVLVANRGEIAVRVISTLNRLGIPSIAAYSEADRDARHVELADDAVCIGPAPAAESYLDVTAILDAAKQSGADAIHPGYGFLAENAEFGRAVAEAGIAFVGPRPETITAMGSKINARRIMAEAGIATVPGLLEPLDSAEAALAAAVDVGYPVAVKASGAGGGKGFRVARTPDELPAAFEGARGEGERFFGDGTVYLERYLTDPRHVEVQILGDTHGNIVHLYDRDCTIQRRHQKLVEEAPAPTLGCDFREHVCARAVEAARAVGYVGAGTVEGLVAGAGSAEPEFFFLEMNTRIQVEHGITELITGVDIVEQQLRAAAGEPLSVRQRDVRIEGHAIEVRINAENAAKNFLPTGGTITRYEEPTGPGIRVDSGVREGTRIPPFYDSLLAKVLAHGATREEATARLIEALDEFVLEGPKATLLPFQRALLATRAWADGSSAREITSDPAAFMRALTEGDTVRGTPA, encoded by the coding sequence ATGTTCAACGCAGTTCTCGTGGCCAATCGAGGAGAGATCGCGGTCCGTGTGATCAGCACCCTCAACCGGCTGGGAATTCCCAGCATCGCCGCCTACTCGGAAGCCGACCGCGACGCCAGGCACGTCGAGCTCGCCGACGACGCGGTGTGTATCGGGCCGGCCCCCGCCGCCGAATCGTATCTCGACGTGACGGCCATTCTCGATGCCGCGAAACAGTCCGGCGCCGATGCGATCCACCCCGGCTACGGGTTTCTCGCGGAGAACGCGGAGTTCGGACGCGCCGTCGCGGAGGCGGGTATCGCCTTCGTCGGCCCCCGCCCCGAGACGATCACGGCGATGGGTTCGAAGATCAACGCCCGCCGGATCATGGCCGAGGCGGGAATAGCCACCGTTCCCGGCCTCCTGGAACCGCTGGACTCGGCGGAGGCGGCACTGGCCGCAGCGGTCGACGTTGGCTACCCGGTCGCGGTCAAGGCCTCCGGCGCGGGCGGTGGTAAGGGATTCCGCGTCGCGCGCACGCCCGATGAGCTGCCCGCCGCGTTCGAGGGAGCCCGTGGCGAGGGCGAGCGGTTCTTCGGCGACGGCACGGTGTACCTGGAGCGCTACCTCACCGATCCACGACATGTCGAGGTGCAGATCCTCGGCGACACCCACGGCAACATCGTGCACCTGTACGACAGGGACTGCACCATCCAGCGCCGCCACCAGAAGCTCGTCGAGGAAGCACCCGCGCCGACGCTCGGCTGCGACTTCCGGGAGCACGTCTGCGCGCGGGCGGTCGAGGCGGCGCGAGCCGTCGGGTACGTCGGCGCCGGCACCGTCGAGGGACTCGTCGCGGGAGCGGGAAGCGCGGAGCCCGAGTTCTTCTTCCTTGAGATGAACACGAGGATCCAGGTGGAACACGGGATCACCGAACTGATCACCGGGGTCGACATCGTCGAGCAACAACTGCGTGCCGCCGCGGGGGAACCGCTCTCGGTACGGCAGCGGGACGTCCGGATCGAAGGCCACGCCATCGAGGTACGGATCAACGCGGAGAACGCGGCCAAGAACTTCCTGCCGACCGGGGGCACGATCACTCGGTACGAGGAACCCACCGGCCCTGGTATCAGGGTGGACTCGGGAGTGCGTGAGGGCACGCGGATTCCGCCGTTCTACGACTCACTGCTGGCCAAGGTGCTCGCGCACGGGGCGACCCGAGAGGAGGCGACGGCGAGGCTGATCGAGGCGCTGGACGAGTTCGTGCTGGAAGGTCCGAAAGCGACACTGCTGCCGTTCCAGCGGGCGTTGCTGGCCACCCGGGCGTGGGCCGATGGAAGCTCGGCGCGCGAGATCACCTCGGACCCGGCCGCCTTCATGAGGGCGCTCACCGAGGGCGACACCGTGAGGGGAACTCCGGCATGA
- a CDS encoding SDR family oxidoreductase, producing MIDNEVTPAPGRHPGFPAGSELHTGRTYLVTGAARGIGRASAEVLLAHGATVAIADVDEEAVTTTAREIRALPVVLDVTSRASWEQARDVLTGEFGSRLAGLVNNAGITRDKTMSKMDDTMWDGVLDTHLRGTWLGCQVMRPLLAAPSIRDETGRPTVVTDAYGRPAGGAIVNTSSSGRHGSYGQTNYSAAKAGIVGLTKTIALEFARFGVRANCVSPGPVETGMTADVPDDVKAKWLDGLMLGRMGLPHEIGTATAFLLSPAASYITAQVLDVNGGEWHP from the coding sequence ATGATTGACAACGAAGTCACACCGGCCCCAGGCCGGCATCCCGGCTTTCCCGCCGGCTCCGAACTGCACACCGGAAGGACTTACCTCGTGACCGGGGCCGCGCGCGGCATCGGGCGGGCGAGCGCCGAAGTCCTCCTCGCGCACGGCGCGACAGTGGCGATCGCGGACGTCGACGAGGAAGCCGTCACGACGACGGCGCGCGAGATCCGGGCACTGCCCGTCGTGCTCGACGTGACCTCCCGAGCGAGCTGGGAGCAGGCAAGGGACGTGCTGACCGGCGAGTTCGGTTCACGATTGGCCGGGCTGGTGAACAACGCGGGTATCACCCGTGACAAGACCATGTCCAAAATGGATGACACGATGTGGGATGGTGTTCTCGACACCCATCTGCGCGGCACCTGGCTCGGCTGCCAGGTGATGCGGCCACTCCTCGCGGCGCCTTCGATACGGGACGAGACAGGGCGGCCCACCGTCGTGACGGACGCCTACGGTCGCCCCGCCGGTGGGGCGATCGTGAACACCAGTTCGTCGGGGAGGCACGGTTCCTACGGGCAAACGAACTACTCGGCGGCCAAGGCCGGAATCGTCGGCCTCACCAAGACCATCGCACTGGAGTTCGCGCGATTCGGCGTCAGGGCCAATTGCGTGTCGCCGGGCCCGGTGGAGACCGGCATGACCGCCGATGTGCCCGACGACGTCAAGGCCAAATGGCTCGACGGCTTGATGCTGGGCCGGATGGGCCTGCCGCACGAAATCGGCACCGCGACGGCCTTCCTTCTCTCACCGGCGGCTTCCTACATCACCGCGCAAGTACTCGACGTCAACGGAGGTGAATGGCACCCATGA
- a CDS encoding biotin/lipoyl-binding carrier protein, whose amino-acid sequence MASESLAPADGLVWKIVKKAGDTVSEGDEIVILESMKMEIPVTAATGGTITRLFVEEGQAVEEDDTIAEVE is encoded by the coding sequence ATGGCCTCAGAATCGCTTGCCCCGGCCGACGGTCTGGTCTGGAAGATCGTGAAGAAAGCGGGAGACACCGTGAGCGAGGGTGACGAGATCGTCATTCTCGAATCGATGAAGATGGAAATCCCCGTGACCGCCGCGACAGGAGGCACGATCACCAGACTGTTCGTGGAAGAAGGCCAGGCGGTGGAAGAGGACGACACCATCGCCGAGGTGGAGTAG
- a CDS encoding acyl-CoA carboxylase subunit beta: MTNDKPAIPPEWQEKLAQFEWRRARARELGGARRIRRAHDRGQLTIRERLAKATTSFKEIGEFATYDDVDALGKLRGQLPSSYVMGLGTFAGRHVAIGGEDFTVRAGAPQTYLDRMKGGLGGFVEDLAHEYRIPLVMFMEGIGGDIAASGEKGHSYLVSSLSWGRSYELLGEVPVLAMVSGSSAGGTAGRTVLSHFSVMTKDSVFFAGGPPLVERALGKSVDKFELGGAAVATRSGAIDNLATDEDDAIEQMARFLSYLPQNVWQMPPRTPSVDPVDRPIDEILRKLPTSNRRPYKATDIVAPIVDVDTFFEIGRYWGKAVTTGLARIDGIPVGIVASNPMHLGGAMDAQAAEKQIRFVDMCSTFHLPIVYFADVPGFMVGPDAERGNVVRWGMRAIQSLVEAEVPVVTIQVRKSYGMAVSATSDPDGLSLRIAWPTAEWGDLPVEGGVEAGFAREIEESEDPEAYRAAINENFKNIADPWRTVEAFGVEAMIDPRDTRVMVADFLNASLHRVQTDLGPQRRQWRVRP, translated from the coding sequence ATGACGAACGACAAACCGGCGATTCCGCCCGAATGGCAGGAAAAGCTGGCCCAGTTCGAGTGGCGGCGGGCGCGTGCCCGTGAGCTCGGTGGTGCTCGCCGGATCCGGCGAGCACACGACCGTGGCCAGCTCACCATCCGCGAGCGTCTTGCCAAAGCCACCACGTCGTTCAAGGAGATCGGTGAATTCGCCACCTACGACGACGTCGACGCGCTGGGTAAACTCCGTGGCCAGCTGCCGTCGAGCTATGTCATGGGCCTTGGCACGTTCGCGGGCAGGCACGTGGCGATCGGCGGCGAGGACTTCACCGTGCGCGCGGGCGCGCCGCAGACCTATTTGGACCGGATGAAGGGCGGTCTCGGCGGTTTCGTCGAAGACCTCGCGCACGAATACCGGATTCCGCTCGTGATGTTCATGGAAGGTATCGGCGGTGACATCGCCGCCTCCGGCGAGAAGGGACACTCCTATCTGGTCTCGTCACTGAGCTGGGGCCGCTCCTACGAACTGCTGGGCGAAGTGCCGGTACTGGCCATGGTCAGTGGTTCGTCCGCGGGAGGGACGGCCGGCCGCACCGTGCTCTCGCACTTTTCCGTCATGACTAAGGATTCCGTGTTCTTCGCGGGCGGCCCACCGCTGGTCGAACGTGCGCTCGGCAAGTCCGTCGACAAGTTCGAGCTCGGTGGCGCCGCGGTCGCCACGCGTTCCGGGGCGATCGACAACCTCGCCACGGACGAGGACGACGCGATCGAGCAAATGGCCCGGTTCCTGTCCTACCTACCGCAGAACGTCTGGCAGATGCCGCCCCGCACGCCATCGGTCGATCCGGTCGACCGGCCCATCGACGAAATTCTCCGCAAGCTACCCACGAGCAACCGCAGGCCCTACAAGGCCACGGACATCGTCGCGCCCATCGTCGACGTGGATACGTTCTTCGAAATCGGTAGATACTGGGGCAAGGCCGTGACGACCGGACTGGCCCGGATCGACGGGATTCCGGTCGGCATCGTCGCGTCCAACCCCATGCATCTCGGCGGTGCGATGGACGCGCAGGCCGCGGAAAAACAGATCCGGTTCGTCGACATGTGCTCGACCTTCCACCTGCCCATTGTCTATTTCGCGGATGTACCGGGTTTCATGGTGGGCCCCGACGCCGAACGTGGCAACGTAGTCCGCTGGGGAATGCGGGCCATCCAGAGTCTCGTCGAGGCCGAGGTTCCCGTCGTCACCATCCAGGTGCGCAAGTCCTACGGCATGGCGGTATCGGCGACGTCCGATCCGGACGGGCTGTCGCTGCGCATCGCATGGCCGACGGCCGAATGGGGCGACTTGCCGGTGGAAGGCGGCGTCGAAGCGGGCTTCGCCCGCGAAATCGAAGAGTCGGAGGACCCCGAAGCCTATCGCGCGGCCATCAACGAGAACTTCAAGAACATCGCCGATCCGTGGCGCACCGTCGAAGCCTTCGGTGTCGAAGCGATGATCGACCCCCGGGACACGCGCGTCATGGTCGCCGACTTTCTCAACGCTTCCTTGCACCGCGTCCAGACCGATCTCGGACCGCAACGACGACAGTGGCGAGTCCGTCCCTGA
- a CDS encoding acetyl-CoA C-acetyltransferase encodes MVNAPSPRSVLGARAGRAPVIVASARTPIGRAVKGALKDERPDDMVAQVIAAALGKVGGVVDEGLLDEVLVGCGSPSGVQGFNIARIATNLLGLDHVPGATVNRYCASSVQTTRQAAHAIVAGEARFVVSAGVESCTSYSNSDADAVPGTMNPLFDTARARTAEAESGIEPQWTDPRARGRLPDVYISMGQTAENVAALCDVSRRDQDEYAQLSQRRASAALDSGFWAREITPYTRADGSLVEADDSPRPGTTLDKLAALKPVFREHGTVTAGNACPLNDGASALVIGGEDDALALGIRPRARILATSATGLNPEIMGLGPVESVRAVLERTGMRLGDIDLVELNEAFAAQVLACQRKLGIDMDKLNVNGGAIAVGHPFGSTGARITNTILTALEDRDLSTGLVTMCVGGGQGMAMIVERMS; translated from the coding sequence ATGGTGAACGCCCCTTCGCCACGAAGCGTTCTCGGCGCAAGAGCCGGTCGAGCACCGGTAATCGTCGCGTCGGCGCGGACCCCTATCGGCCGCGCGGTCAAAGGGGCGCTCAAAGACGAACGTCCCGACGACATGGTCGCGCAGGTCATCGCGGCCGCGCTGGGCAAGGTCGGCGGCGTCGTCGACGAAGGACTCCTCGACGAAGTCCTCGTCGGCTGCGGTTCCCCCTCGGGGGTCCAGGGATTCAACATCGCCAGGATCGCGACCAATCTCCTTGGCCTCGACCATGTTCCGGGAGCCACGGTGAACCGGTACTGCGCCTCCTCCGTGCAGACCACTCGCCAGGCCGCCCACGCCATCGTCGCCGGTGAAGCCCGGTTCGTGGTGTCGGCAGGAGTCGAGTCGTGCACGTCCTACTCGAATTCGGACGCCGACGCCGTGCCCGGCACGATGAATCCTCTTTTCGACACCGCTCGCGCGCGGACGGCGGAGGCGGAGTCCGGCATCGAGCCACAATGGACTGATCCGCGTGCGCGGGGGCGGTTGCCCGACGTCTACATCTCGATGGGACAGACCGCGGAGAACGTCGCCGCCCTGTGTGACGTCTCGCGCCGGGATCAGGACGAGTACGCCCAGCTTTCTCAGCGCCGTGCCTCGGCCGCGCTGGACAGCGGTTTCTGGGCACGGGAGATCACGCCGTACACGCGTGCCGACGGCAGCCTTGTCGAGGCCGACGACAGCCCGCGCCCTGGCACCACACTGGACAAGCTCGCGGCACTCAAGCCGGTATTTCGCGAGCACGGCACGGTGACCGCGGGCAACGCCTGCCCGCTCAACGACGGGGCGAGCGCGCTCGTCATCGGTGGCGAGGACGACGCACTCGCCCTCGGGATCCGGCCACGAGCCCGCATTCTCGCGACCTCGGCCACCGGGCTGAACCCCGAGATCATGGGCCTCGGCCCCGTCGAATCGGTACGCGCGGTACTGGAACGCACGGGAATGCGGCTCGGTGACATCGATCTTGTCGAGCTCAACGAGGCGTTCGCCGCGCAAGTTCTCGCCTGCCAGCGGAAACTGGGTATCGATATGGACAAACTCAACGTCAACGGCGGCGCGATCGCTGTCGGGCACCCCTTCGGATCGACCGGTGCCCGCATCACGAACACGATTCTCACCGCGCTGGAGGATCGTGACCTGAGCACCGGCCTCGTCACCATGTGTGTCGGTGGCGGACAGGGAATGGCCATGATCGTGGAGCGGATGTCATGA
- a CDS encoding sigma-70 family RNA polymerase sigma factor — protein sequence MSHSGPRDDDHITELAFAAGRGDQVAFEAWVRATQADVWRFLVHLNGRQTADDLTQETYLRAVSALPRFAGRSSARTWLLSIARRVVIDNIRRESARPRLADQDWETVADAPAMRRRDVAGDFEAVVDTRLLLDQLDPERREALILTQVLGFGYAEAAEICGCPVGTIRSRVARARDELLLVLREQGNAS from the coding sequence GTGAGCCACAGTGGACCCCGCGACGACGACCACATCACCGAACTGGCCTTCGCCGCCGGGCGGGGTGACCAGGTCGCGTTCGAGGCGTGGGTCAGGGCGACCCAGGCCGACGTCTGGCGTTTCCTCGTGCATCTCAACGGGCGGCAGACGGCCGACGACCTGACCCAGGAGACGTACCTGCGCGCGGTGAGCGCGCTACCGCGGTTCGCGGGCCGGTCCTCGGCAAGAACGTGGCTGCTTTCCATCGCGCGCCGCGTCGTCATCGACAACATCCGGCGGGAGTCGGCGCGTCCCCGGCTTGCCGACCAGGACTGGGAGACCGTCGCCGACGCGCCCGCCATGCGGCGCAGGGACGTCGCCGGCGACTTCGAGGCGGTCGTGGACACCCGGCTGCTGCTGGACCAGCTCGACCCGGAGCGAAGGGAAGCGCTGATCCTGACGCAGGTACTCGGGTTCGGCTACGCGGAGGCGGCGGAGATCTGCGGCTGCCCGGTCGGCACCATCCGCTCGCGGGTGGCGCGGGCGCGCGACGAGTTGCTGCTGGTCCTGCGCGAGCAGGGCAACGCGAGCTGA
- a CDS encoding MaoC family dehydratase: MNTENAAPSLGFGDLREGSGYVSAGRTVTETDIQNFAGLSGDFNPLHTDEEWVRANTPYRGRIAHGLLVLAMSSGMRTPGYDDMDVRAYLSETRDMKAPTYPGDTITVVNTVSALRPSKSAQGHGIVTFTVEVTNQRGEVVQSGTDVLLIGPGSSRQPSPPS, translated from the coding sequence ATGAACACCGAGAATGCCGCCCCCAGCCTTGGTTTCGGCGATCTGCGCGAAGGCAGCGGATACGTGTCCGCCGGTCGCACCGTGACCGAGACCGACATCCAGAACTTCGCCGGTCTCAGCGGTGATTTCAACCCACTCCACACGGACGAGGAATGGGTCAGGGCGAATACGCCCTACCGGGGCCGGATCGCGCACGGGCTGCTCGTGCTGGCGATGAGCTCCGGCATGCGCACGCCCGGATACGACGACATGGACGTTCGGGCGTATCTCTCGGAAACCAGGGACATGAAGGCGCCCACCTACCCCGGCGACACGATCACCGTGGTCAACACCGTATCCGCGCTGCGCCCCAGCAAATCGGCGCAGGGGCACGGCATCGTCACGTTCACCGTCGAGGTCACCAACCAGCGCGGCGAGGTGGTCCAAAGCGGAACCGACGTGTTGCTGATCGGGCCGGGATCGAGCCGGCAACCCTCACCACCGTCCTGA
- a CDS encoding heavy metal translocating P-type ATPase yields the protein MTATTAEGTVSPGEHDNGKPTRTVELTVTGMTCAACSARVQRGLNKLPGVTASVNYATERAIAEVAADTDTGLLLDRVSQLGYSASVRGTEHNDTGGERVRDLRRRLVVAALLALPLGNLSISLALVPSLRFSGWQALCVLLAVPVVFWSALPFHRAAWRGLRHGSASMDTLVSLGVLASFCWSVVAMAAAGEEPGYWLGFGPTPPGADAIYLDVAAGVTTFLLAGRYFESRSRRAATALLRALDELAAKEARVLRDGEEVLVPVAALAVGDLLVVKPGEALPADGVVEDGRSSVDVSALTGEPVPADVTAGDRVIGASVNQTGRLLVRATEVGAHTQLAQMTALAERAQLRKAAVQRLVDRICAVFVPVVILVSLATLGAWLLAGQDTRLAFQAAVAVLIIACPCALGLATPTALMVGVARSAQLGILIKGPEALEASRAVDTVVLDKTGTLTTGTMTVVDLHVAGARNTGELLRFAGSVEAGSEHPIGAAILARARAELGDVPPPRDFAAVPGFGAEAIVDGVRVVVGNERLFGERGIPVSPELTDHLRNAEREGATAVLVAADAETIGVLVVRDQTKPSAPAAVATLRRMGLRTVLLTGDIEAAARTVAAEIGIDEVRAGVLPADKARAIDRLREGGTRVAMVGDGINDGPALASADLGMAIARGSDIAVRSADMILVREDLRVIPDAIRLANRTLTTIRGNLAWAFGYNIAAIPLAAAGVLNPLIAGAAMSLSSVLVVSNSLRLRSYDPAERSAS from the coding sequence ATGACCGCGACAACCGCTGAGGGGACCGTTTCCCCCGGCGAACACGACAACGGAAAGCCGACGCGAACCGTCGAGCTCACGGTGACGGGAATGACCTGCGCCGCGTGTTCGGCGCGGGTTCAGCGTGGCCTGAACAAACTTCCCGGGGTGACCGCGTCGGTCAACTACGCGACGGAGCGGGCGATCGCCGAGGTCGCGGCGGATACGGACACCGGGCTGCTGCTGGACCGGGTCTCCCAGCTCGGTTATTCGGCGTCGGTGCGCGGAACCGAGCACAACGACACCGGCGGCGAGCGGGTCCGCGACCTGCGCCGCAGGCTGGTGGTCGCCGCGTTGCTGGCCCTGCCGCTCGGGAATCTGTCGATCAGTCTCGCGCTCGTGCCTTCGCTGCGGTTCTCCGGCTGGCAGGCGTTGTGTGTTCTGCTCGCCGTTCCGGTGGTGTTCTGGTCGGCGCTGCCGTTTCACCGTGCCGCGTGGCGGGGACTGCGACACGGCTCGGCCAGTATGGACACCTTGGTCTCGCTCGGCGTGCTCGCGTCGTTCTGCTGGTCGGTCGTCGCGATGGCCGCGGCGGGAGAGGAACCCGGTTACTGGCTCGGGTTCGGGCCGACGCCGCCAGGAGCCGACGCGATCTACCTCGACGTCGCGGCGGGAGTGACGACTTTCCTGCTTGCTGGCCGGTATTTCGAAAGTCGTTCCCGGCGCGCCGCCACCGCGCTGCTGCGAGCGCTGGACGAACTGGCCGCGAAGGAAGCGCGGGTGCTTCGCGACGGCGAGGAAGTCCTCGTCCCGGTCGCCGCCCTTGCCGTCGGCGATCTTCTGGTCGTCAAGCCGGGAGAGGCCCTGCCCGCCGACGGGGTGGTCGAGGACGGCCGGTCGAGTGTGGACGTGAGCGCGCTGACCGGTGAACCGGTACCGGCCGACGTCACGGCAGGCGACAGGGTCATTGGGGCGAGTGTCAACCAGACCGGACGGCTTCTGGTACGTGCCACGGAAGTGGGCGCGCACACGCAACTCGCGCAGATGACGGCACTGGCCGAAAGGGCGCAGTTGCGCAAAGCAGCCGTGCAGCGCCTCGTCGATCGCATTTGCGCGGTCTTCGTGCCCGTCGTGATTCTCGTGTCACTCGCGACGCTGGGAGCCTGGCTGCTGGCGGGGCAGGACACGCGCCTCGCCTTCCAGGCGGCCGTCGCGGTGCTCATTATCGCCTGCCCGTGCGCGCTGGGTCTGGCCACGCCGACGGCGCTCATGGTGGGGGTGGCGCGGAGTGCCCAGCTCGGCATCCTGATCAAGGGACCGGAGGCGCTGGAAGCCAGCCGGGCCGTGGACACGGTGGTGCTGGACAAGACGGGAACGCTGACGACGGGCACGATGACGGTGGTCGATCTGCACGTCGCCGGTGCTCGGAACACCGGTGAGCTGCTGAGGTTCGCCGGTTCGGTCGAGGCGGGGTCCGAGCATCCGATCGGTGCGGCCATCCTCGCGCGTGCACGCGCCGAACTCGGCGACGTGCCCCCACCTCGTGATTTCGCCGCGGTGCCAGGGTTCGGCGCCGAGGCCATTGTGGACGGTGTCCGTGTCGTTGTCGGCAACGAGCGGTTGTTCGGCGAACGGGGCATCCCGGTTTCTCCCGAGTTGACCGACCACCTCCGGAACGCGGAGCGGGAGGGGGCGACGGCCGTGCTGGTCGCCGCCGACGCCGAGACCATCGGCGTGCTCGTGGTGCGGGACCAGACCAAACCGTCGGCGCCCGCTGCCGTCGCGACCCTGCGGCGCATGGGACTTCGCACCGTGCTGCTGACCGGTGACATCGAGGCCGCCGCGCGGACGGTGGCCGCCGAGATCGGCATCGACGAAGTGCGCGCCGGAGTCTTGCCCGCCGACAAGGCACGCGCGATCGACCGGTTGCGGGAAGGCGGTACCAGGGTGGCGATGGTCGGCGACGGCATCAACGACGGTCCGGCGCTGGCGAGCGCGGATCTGGGCATGGCCATCGCGAGGGGCAGCGACATCGCGGTGCGCTCGGCCGACATGATCCTCGTTCGGGAGGACCTGCGCGTGATCCCGGATGCCATCCGGCTCGCGAACCGCACTCTCACGACCATCCGGGGCAATCTCGCGTGGGCCTTCGGCTACAACATCGCCGCCATCCCGCTGGCCGCGGCGGGAGTCCTCAACCCGCTCATCGCGGGAGCGGCCATGTCACTGTCGTCGGTGCTGGTCGTGTCGAACAGCCTCCGGCTCCGCTCCTACGACCCCGCCGAGCGCTCTGCTTCGTGA
- a CDS encoding acyl-CoA thioesterase, producing the protein MRSAASTGEPAASSNSSSPARSSTCRIPLRWRDLDYQGHVYHAEYLALADEGRTRWLGETLGVREPQNYVIAHISIDYLAELNRSAEYVEFGVEVEHVGNKSVRTRETLSIDSGADTTIVARMTCVFLLWEPETRETRPLTGTERSTLTSP; encoded by the coding sequence ATGAGATCCGCCGCTTCCACCGGCGAGCCGGCAGCCAGCTCGAACTCCAGCTCGCCGGCCAGGAGTTCCACGTGCCGCATTCCCTTGCGGTGGCGCGACCTCGACTACCAGGGCCACGTCTACCACGCGGAGTATCTCGCGCTGGCCGACGAGGGACGGACCCGTTGGCTGGGGGAGACCCTTGGCGTGCGGGAGCCCCAGAACTACGTGATCGCGCACATCTCGATCGACTACCTGGCGGAGCTGAACCGCTCCGCTGAGTACGTCGAGTTCGGTGTGGAAGTGGAACACGTCGGCAACAAGAGCGTACGTACTCGCGAGACGCTGAGTATCGACTCCGGCGCGGATACCACCATCGTCGCCCGCATGACGTGTGTCTTCCTTCTCTGGGAACCGGAAACCCGGGAGACCCGTCCGCTGACCGGCACCGAACGCTCCACATTGACCTCGCCGTGA